One Hymenobacter swuensis DY53 genomic window, CTGCTGCCCAGTCCCCAACACCGCGACCCGCTGAGTCTGGTCAAAATTCACTACCGCCGGCCCGAGCTGAGTCGGGAGGAATTTCAGCAGCGTCTGCTGGGGCCACACGCCGCACTGGTGCTGGCCCAGCCCGCCACCCACACCTACGTGCGGCGCTATGCCCAGCTGCACAACATCGGCTCCACCCAGCAGCCTGACCCGGAGGGGAATCCCATTGATGCCGTCTCGGTGCTCTGCTTCGCCAGCGTCAACGATGTAGAGGACTACCTCGCCACCGACGACTACCAGGCTATTGAGGCGGATGAGGCTACTTTTATCGACCTGGCGCGGTCGGAGTTCTGGACTGGTCTCAACTACAGCGTCATCAACCGTTTGCTACCAGAATTGGCCACCCGCCGCTAGGCAGTTCAGAGTAGCCTGGGTTGGGCTGCGTGTAAGGCCCTAACAGCGTTGTGCGGGCAATGGGGACGAGTAGCTCAGCCATTAGCATTATGCCGACGCTGCTGGTGGATGGCGGCGATGATGAACCCTACCGGCGCCAGCATGATATGTATATCCAGGTACTGGCCGATGGACAGGTAGGTGGTAGCCAGACGCGTAAGCCACATAAGGGTAGCGTAGAGGCAGAGCGTAAGGCCCAGCAGCAGGCCATGCGTGAACAGCGTGCGCGGAAAGGACATAGGAATGAGAGAAGAAGTGAACGCATGGGCAGCGGAAGACTTTCCTTCGGTCGCGGTTCGCCAAATGAACCAGTAGTCATCCACCCTGCGAAGCGGTTTTCGACCGTTGACCCACGGAGTGCCGTTAGGCCTGGCCCCGCGCAACGGTCGAATAAAAGCCCGCAGGTGTCGAATACTGGCTATCCCGTTGCTTGCCCCGTGGCCGAGCGCAGTATACTTGCGCTTCGTTTTCCGGCTGCCCATGCGTTTACTTCTTTATCGGTACCGGGTGCTGCACCTCTCCTTCTGGAGTACTTACTGCTCGTTCCATTTCTACCTAATTCAGCAGGACATTGGCTGGCGTAATGCCATGCCCGGGGTACTGGTGCCGCTCTTCTTCAATGTCCTGTTATCCTACCTAAACTACGGTTACCTGCTGCCCCGGTGGCTGGACCGTCAGCGGACCGCTGGTTACCTGCTCGAATTCTGCGCGGCCTTTGCCCTGTGCGTGGTGCTGAAAGTGAAAGCCCTGCGGTATTTCGCCCCTGCTACCTTACCCCAATCCCACCTGTACTCCCTCGTCTTCGTGGTGTCCAGCATGGGCGGCACGTTGTTCGTCGTCCTCTTCATTGGCCTGCTGCGCTTTTCGATTAACTGGTTTGCGCTGGAAGCCAAGGCCAAAGCCCTGGAAAATGCGCAGCTGCACAGCGAGCTGCGGTTTTTAAAGGCGCAGATTAACCCGCACTTCCTCTTCAATACCCTCAACAACCTCTATTACCTAGCCTACACCCAGTCGCCCAACACGCCGGAGGTCGTGGCCCAGCTCGCCCAAATGATGCGCTACCTGCTGGAAGATTCCAACCAGCCCACCGTGCCGGTAAGCCAGGAAATTGCGTTCAGGCGCAGCTACC contains:
- a CDS encoding sensor histidine kinase → MRLLLYRYRVLHLSFWSTYCSFHFYLIQQDIGWRNAMPGVLVPLFFNVLLSYLNYGYLLPRWLDRQRTAGYLLEFCAAFALCVVLKVKALRYFAPATLPQSHLYSLVFVVSSMGGTLFVVLFIGLLRFSINWFALEAKAKALENAQLHSELRFLKAQINPHFLFNTLNNLYYLAYTQSPNTPEVVAQLAQMMRYLLEDSNQPTVPVSQEIAFRRSYLSLEQLRLNHPVALDFVVTGEPAGIYVAPLLLMTFLENAFKHGVRDDDPAAWVRVGLRVSPTTCEYTVVNGRRPARSGVPQPGTGLLNVRRRLALAYPDRHELQLTEAPDQFHVHLTLHLS